Within the Coffea eugenioides isolate CCC68of unplaced genomic scaffold, Ceug_1.0 ScVebR1_1434;HRSCAF=2281, whole genome shotgun sequence genome, the region ACAGTAACTATCTGCCTATGAATGCTTAGCCACATAATTCTTTATGTGgtatcaaacaaaaataaagtaCCATGTCAAGCAACTGATGGTATATATAAATTTTGACTATATGATAAAGGGATAAGTTGGATCTATAAAATACGTTCCTATAAAACAAGATGCATCATCGCCACCATCTGCATCCTCCACAAATGATGAGATTTTCAAGAAGGCACACGACTACTATATTACTGTAaatgtttttttctttcttttttctatttggTGTTCTTAAGGAACTAGctaagcacaaaaaaaaaaaaaaagaagtttgggGGCCAGTATTAAACCTTTAAAATTACTAATCATTCCCTTAATTGCAACACTTTTCAACAAAATTTACTCTtctacattttaaaaaaaaatgtagaccTACTTCTTAGTCTGTTACCTTAGAGGACACCAAATAGACGAACCTTTAACAAATTAATAATAGTATTAGCATTTCCTAACTAATCTCTGTCATATAATCTTGGTGCACATATACCTTGTTTGTGTACTGCAATTTCAGAATGCCATCACGTGTAATGAAATCACCATTTGTACCAACATTTATGTGCTCCTCCTACAGTTGATTCGATTTAGAGTCATGAAAAAGGAAACATATATAAATGTAATCAAGAACAAGTAAAGAAGTTTATCTTTGGTTGTCATCTAGCTAGAGTTTGGAAGTTACTTATACCCGTAGCTTTTTGAGTACATTAGGGTACTTGGCGAGATAATACAAAATCCACATAATTGAAAGTGAAGTGGATTCGTAGCCAGCAATTATTAGGCCCACAATGTTATCAAGCACCTCTTCATCTTGTAATTGGTGACCATCGTCATCTTTTAGGTTCAAGAGTTGGTCCAACAAATCAAACTCAGCTCTTGCAGCATTGCCTTCAAACTTTCTCTTATTTATCTCCTTGGTCAAAATTGTCATGACTTTCTTCCGACACTGTGGAATGGAAAATTTGTGATTAGTCATTGGAATTCAAGTCTAGCTCATACAAGAATTGGAACTCTAGAAATTAAAAACTTCCCATAAAGGGAATTTACTCATTTTTGTACTATTTTAGCTTAAGAGTGAATTTGCTAGCCTGGAGGGCGTGATGATAAGCAGTCCCTGGAATTTTAATTGGTTGACTTCTAACTCCTTTGATCATACCCACAAATAGTTGATCAAGTGTATCCAAATGGGGTCCTGGCTCGAACCCGCAAAAGTACTTCCCAATATTTTCAAAAGTAACCTTCAAGGACaatgaaaaaataatgaaaaataaggaaaatgatGGCCTAGAGAGATTTCATGAAAGTTGAAATTAGTATGataacttgtatcaagaaaatTTTATATAGATCTAGATTTTTTATACGTATATTAGTCTACCTTCTTAGCTTCTTGCAATGCTACAATTCTCCCTTTCTCTGACCATAGTCGAAGGGCTGCAACTATTCTTGGTTGGACCATAATGGCTATCTTGCGGAGAGCATCAGGTTGATTAATGATCTTCACAACTAAGCCTCTAATCCTTGCATGTGATGATCCTTGAAGGAAAAGGAGGGAATTGTTGCCTATAATTTGAGTGGCAGGCCATCCCATGCCAAAGTTTGCATCCGATTGAAGGATGAATTTGTTAGCTGATGGAGAGGATGCAATTATAGAGGGTGAACCAAAGAGATGGCTCTTGTATAATCCTTCTCCATCACCATATCTGATTTAAATGATTAATTCGGAAGCACCATGTTAGTTCTAATTAGTTTTATTCTACAGCTGATGAAGTCAATTTgtagcttttttctttttttttttttgggaaagcTTATTGTTTAACAATTTGTAACCAACAAGTCAAAATACTGTGCTAGGTAGAAGAAATGTCAATTCACCTCCCACTTAATCGACAACTTGCGGATTTGACATGAGCACACGGTGACAACATCAATTTCTCAAAAT harbors:
- the LOC113755354 gene encoding ent-kaurenoic acid oxidase 1-like, with translation MEIALGMWIANVVGIITLLGWGLWWWNYFRFALPVTFQRLRGRTTMKLPPGHMGIPFFGEMLHFLWYFKVILRPDDFINNKRDKYGDGEGLYKSHLFGSPSIIASSPSANKFILQSDANFGMGWPATQIIGNNSLLFLQGSSHARIRGLVVKIINQPDALRKIAIMVQPRIVAALRLWSEKGRIVALQEAKKVTFENIGKYFCGFEPGPHLDTLDQLFVGMIKGVRSQPIKIPGTAYHHALQCRKKVMTILTKEINKRKFEGNAARAEFDLLDQLLNLKDDDGHQLQDEEVLDNIVGLIIAGYESTSLSIMWILYYLAKYPNVLKKLREEHINVGTNGDFITRDGILKLQYTNK